From the genome of Oreochromis niloticus isolate F11D_XX unplaced genomic scaffold, O_niloticus_UMD_NMBU tig00007204_pilon, whole genome shotgun sequence:
ATGAGATAATGACCACATTAAAAATGACCATATGCTATGCTAAATTTATGGAAAAAAGGCCATtataaacaatataattatatatcTCAAATTGTAATTGTTTGATACTGATTGGACTTTCATGACAGAACTGTACCGTTCAAGTTTATAAGAACCAAGAAGCCACAACCGCTTTATTTCCCCATAAATGTCACAGTTTGCACAGTTACAAATCCTTAATTGACATAAATCACCAAGAATTTTTATTACCTAAATTAATATATGTTAATATGTAATGGTATACACTGTAGCAGTATTTTTCTAATCAGAAAAACGCTTCTAAGTAAAGAAGTAAATTAAAcatcaacaaacacacacacacacacacactcatacaatGTACtatatgtgtttatgtgttcaatattcttgtgtaatgtgatcaaaacatttttgttttgttttgatcacATTAGCAAATATGAtcaaaatattattactgtCAGCAGAGAATCCATGAGGTGGGAGCACAACTTGCCAGTAGACCTGTTCATGTCTGTGACTGGTTACATGCTGCCAACACCAGATCATACATGTGGAAGCATTAGCTAGATTTGGAAACCTCAGGTTTAGTTTCAGAACAGAACGGATCATACACTATGCAGGTCTGCCTTTTTCTGGTCTCTATGTGATAAGGAAGTTAAACACAGCCTAAACAACTGCAACACTGGAACGTAAATAACTGCAGAAAACTGACAAGTTGTGCTGCCTACACTGCCTTGCTGAGGCCTCACACCAGGAGTGAAGCTTTTCACTTTATAATATCACTCAGGGAACATTATAGGACAAGATCTTACGCAGCTAAGAAGTATACAATTAAAGAAAGTCACAAAAACAATTCAGATTATGTCCTTTCACAAATACATGATATACGTTACATAGGTcaacaaatgaaaacagaaacacaagttCAATTTATTGTTTCTCTTACAATTTTCTGAAGCTCATCATTTACTCCTGTGATTTATCTTTTCCGAGTTCTCTATTTTTGCAGCAAATCCAGCTTCTTGTCTATGTAAGCTCCGGTTTTTTTCAACATGTGAAATGCAATGTCAACTATTTCCTGGAGTGGTGGAGAATCATGTGATAATAACATTGCTTCTTCCAATTCACGAACTAATTCCTTCCTTTTTTCATTGAATTGTTTTGAGAGGGTTGTCATTTTGTACCTGGATTCTTCctaaaggagaaaaataaaacttttcacatatagtatttctactcaTATTATGGACGTTCTGAGAATAAACTGGAGACTGACTGACCCACCTTCAGTCTCTCTTCCTGTTCTATCGCTATTTGAATGGTTTCCTTGAATATTTCCTGAAAGGAAAGGAACAGAACATAGTGAGTGTGTTACAGAATATAAACAGTAGCATATAAAAATCAAACAGGAAGGTCATATTTAtgttacaaaatatatattttaatattaagaAATTGGTCAATTTTAATTTACCAGTTTTTCGTTGCTATCCAGTGAACTTGCgagattaaatatttttgtgaTTGCTGGTCTTCTATACACGCCATCTTCCTAATGGAAAAAAATAGTACAATTAAATTTACCCGACTATACTGAGTAGTGTAGTAAGTACAGGGAAATACTATACTTGTATGACTTTTGCACAATCTGATATtactgtgttgttgttgctaCATATATTTGTCCAGGACCAACATTACAACTGACCAATGGCATTGTCTGAGCATTCAGTTAGCCAAGAAGGTAATGGTAAGGGTAAAGGTAGGTAATTAAAAATTATCACAGgcaaaaaaatcccacaaataACCTAAATTAGATTACTTCATAATATGTTAATTATACAGGaattaataaagaaaatactttaaataatgaattatttttgttttctgtcagcaCACATAACAGACTTTCAAAGCCTTTTAAGAAACTTGCAAACTGACCCACCTTGCGTTTGTTAATGTCTTCACTTActcttttcagtatttgctGAACCTTGAGAGAACAACAGTGGGTTTTATAACCCATTATAGAAAAGGAACAATTCCAACATTTAATGAGCTCTTAATTACTGGAAGAATTTACATGTATGTGGAAATAATCCTGTAATTACTGCCACATCAAGAGATTGACAAAGGAGGAATTTACCACTTGGTCCTTGGCCCAGATTGCCatgaaaataaggaaaagaagAGATAAGATGAGCAGAATTATAAAGACAAACAAGCACTTGATGAATCTGAAGCAAGTTCGCCCTCTTGTTCTGGTAGCTGCTTCTGCCATCACTGTTAGGATTAAAAGAATCCATTAGGTTAAGACACCATGCCAACAACATAAATAAGAAACTGACACACACGCGGCAACAAATTTTAATGTTACACTTTGCAAACATCATATTTTATGTTACTGATCTTACCTGCTTTGTGAATGGAGGACGATCTGATGTGCTGTGCTGGTAAAGAATGAAAACACAATGAGGTGGCGTGTTTGAAAGGTTCCCTATACTCTGTTGTCCTTTCACTTTCTTTCATCTCACGTGCATTAGCTGcaattttactttcattttgacTGAACTAACCTTTTTCTGGTCCACTTTATAGGAATAGAGACCCATTAGTTATTGGTCTCCCATTTTCAGCAGCTTGCAAACAATAAGTTTTATAACATATTAATTTTAGTAAATAATATATGTACATTAGTACATAGTTTGTCTACTTAGATGATGAGATTTTATAGTAGTAAAATGATTAATTTCTAAATCATATATAGCAGGGGTCACTAACAGGTGGACCAGGGTCCGAGTCCGAACCCAGACGCCATGCTATATGGACTCGGACGTATAGTTAACAAAAtgttaaattatatttaattttgacGGGGCGATTCAATTTTAAGCGGTAACGTTACATTGTATTAGACCAGGGAACATACAAACCAATTGTGTGCAAGTTAAGCCACCCACGTGACACTACTTAGCCAATCACATCTGCGCATTCAAAGCGATTGCAACGCTGagtgcagacacagacagacagaggaaaGAGACGGTGAGAGGCGAATGACAAGCGAGACGATTAACGATACAGTGAGACACGACGTGAGTGGGAGTCACAAGAGGTAAAACAACTATGGTactttcaaaaaagaaaaaagtagacACCAAAAATAGAACTTTCAAGACTGAATGGACCGACGCATATATGCTCATTCTTCCGGCCGCAAGCAGCAAACCAGTGTGTCTCATATGTTCAGAAACCATGGCATTGATTAAAAGTGGCAATGTCAAACGCCACTATGAGACAAAGCACAAAGCTTTTGAACAATCATACCCACCCAAGTCTGAACTCAGGTCCCAGAAAATTAGCAGTCTCACAGCCCAGTATGATCAATCCACAAGGATCTTAACCAGCTCTTTCACCGCCCAACAACTTAATCATTATTGTTCCGTCAGAGGTGCTTGGATTTTAGGTAAACACAAAAAGCCCTTTACAGATGTAGGTGTTGTGAAAGAGTGCATGAGTGCAGTAGCAGAAACATTACTTGAGggtaaacaaaaagaagagctttgtgacaaaataaagcaaataccTATGTCAGCATCAACAGCCACAAAGAGAAGCGAAATATTAGCTCAGGATGTGCTGTCCCAGCTGGAAGAAGTTAAGACACCATGTGTAGGCTTGGCTGTAGATGAGTCCACTGATGTGTCTGACAATGCTCAGCTGTTAGTTTATGTAAGGTTCttcaacaatgataagaaagaGTTCTGTGAAGACCTGCTAGGAGTAACTTCCCTTCACAGCACTACAAGAGGAGAGGATATTTACCTGGCCATTAAGGAAATGTTAACAAAGCGAGGAATAGAGCCAAACCAAGTGGTTTCAATAACCACAGATGGAGCCCCTGCTATGatggggagagagaaaggagctGTAGCAAGAATGAAACAGGACAATCCTGAACTAATCTCTTACCATTGCATTATTCATCAGTCTGTCTTATGCTCCACCCTGTCAGATGAGTATGCTGAGGTGATGAAAACAATAATGAAaattagggatgcaacgataccaattttttcaaaccgatccgataccgatacttggatctgagtacttgccgataccgagtacaaaaaccgatacttctaccacacacagttaaacttaaccagtagtaaagaaacgaccccagacaactctttaacacaaacgaaacgtttactgaacataagggcagagacaaatactgtacaacacatcccttttttaaactcaaatgatattccaattccttaaccaaatgaaatacactgtataaatgaaataattccctttcaaattatattaaacaacccaacttatgttatcaccttttggtaagtgactcactaacatacactccaaaacacgttatataaatccactaaacacacaatattcacacatcggctccacacactcacattcacacttgttgcaggcctgtttgctgctcacgccggacgatggagaaaaatcctcttctccccagtaagagcacaaaagtctgacttacagttccgttgctcggtagatcgccgttcaccagtcccacactaaatccactccctgcggacccgatgctgtctctgctacagcacgTTAGCccgtcactgtccagctctccgacagtccatagcggcTGCCTCCTTGGCgaagccaagcagtccgggctagcctttagcctcggcgatcgtagctggaaacacagcacggtggtgcgaccattgaaacaaaaagtcacttcacccacactctgttgtgaagctctcacacggtcagctttctagtcacacactcttttgtgctggttaacctcagtaaaactagccgagtctctcactttggttcagctaacctcgttcatctctccatgccgttctcttctcctcctccattgcaacagatacacaggtcccgttttatgctaccttcacgggcctccagaaaatgagaactctgaaaaatattttaactcccttcagagttacataccataaaataatacttttatgattaacataacagtttgattgctctaattacctgtatttaccttgcaacatattacagggcaaattacATTCAGGGTagagttacatcacataacatcaactgtgaacaccttatgttaccgtggcgtttaagtccatgggaattatgagtatccactcccaaattcccatccgggctacattagtatcggttcatggtatcggttaacttttacgagtacgagtacgcacacattttacagtatcggccccgatacccgataccagtatcggtatcggtgcatccctaatgAAAATGATAAATTTTCTCAGGGCATCTTCTTCTTGTCAGCATTGCATGCTCAGGGAATTTCTTAGAGAATTGATGCACACGCTGATGATCTTCTGcttcacaacaatgtgagatgGCTTAGCAAAGGCGATTTTGGTCCATCAGAAGTGAAGTAGCAGCTTTCTTGGAAGAGCTGGAAAGTCAGAAAGCAAcaaacttttctctctttttaaatgatGGGAAAAACATGGATATTGTGGCCTTTTTGGTTGATATCACTTCACACCTGAATGAGCTGAATTTGAAGCTGCAGGGCAAGGACAGTTCAATTTGTGAACTGATGACAGCTGTCTGCTCCTTTCAGAGGAAACTTGAAGTGTTCAAAGAAGACCTGCAAGGAGACTATACACACTTCCCAACAGTGAAGGAACAGGTTCAGGGATGTTTTGATGTTATCTGTTGAAAATGTATTGAGACTGTTAAGACGAGATGTAAAAggtaaagaaaaagggaaactcaagctgctgctattttttttttctgaaattaagCACTTTGTTTTAAGATGCACAATTtagccattttatttattttctataaTTAACTTTAAACAGCAGCCCTATATCTAATGTAGGCctactgtgtgtttcagtgttaacaataaattttgttgaaatgtttttaacttgtattttcATTGATTTGACAGTCTATTGTTCATACGTTCagatattaattaaaaaaaaaaaaagaagcctgcTTCTCTATCACAATCATAACGTAAGTTAGACATTATGATGTCTCGGACCTCTGCTTGAGAAGATTTTC
Proteins encoded in this window:
- the LOC112845387 gene encoding uncharacterized protein LOC112845387, whose translation is MKESERTTEYREPFKHATSLCFHSLPAQHIRSSSIHKAVMAEAATRTRGRTCFRFIKCLFVFIILLILSLLFLIFMAIWAKDQVVQQILKRVSEDINKRKEDGVYRRPAITKIFNLASSLDSNEKLEIFKETIQIAIEQEERLKEESRYKMTTLSKQFNEKRKELVRELEEAMLLSHDSPPLQEIVDIAFHMLKKTGAYIDKKLDLLQK